Proteins encoded together in one Bactrocera neohumeralis isolate Rockhampton unplaced genomic scaffold, APGP_CSIRO_Bneo_wtdbg2-racon-allhic-juicebox.fasta_v2 cluster11, whole genome shotgun sequence window:
- the LOC126765722 gene encoding uncharacterized protein LOC126765722, with amino-acid sequence MCQKSKPPFVFYFEIVKLRAREFIEKLKETLEMGKHKTPRQDETFLSFMEQHPDIAKNYVKGDRVAAEALWAELAKELNSQGPPQKDINGWKKVWSDWKGCVRKKIAHNKSETRATGGGPFNQFVLSCTEEKIAELCGLYTCVEGIPQSSSFGVQCDNSNESSDDENPTPSTSAVATRTRRPNSMQACIKEHMATEAGAVDCISGTLGKLLESFDDTKNILKDSNGAVIKSMEKLCDLISIQNSLTAEQNEILRQHNSIKERIGKEKSDMKKRMLEIEEEKWEWTKRAR; translated from the exons ATGTGCCAGAAATCGAAACCGCcatttgttttctattttgaaATCGTGAAGCTGCGGGCACgcgaatttattgaaaaattgaaggaaacattagaaat GGGCAAGCATAAAACGCCAAGGCAAGAcgaaacttttttaagttttatggAGCAGCATCCTGACATTGCCAAAAATTATGTCAAGGGCGACCGAGTGGCAGCGGAGGCTCTTTGGGCAGAACTGGCCAAAGAATTAAACAGCCAAGGACCACCACAAAAAGATATCAACGGATGGAAAAAG GTTTGGTCGGACTGGAAGGGCTGCGTACGCAAAAAAATTGCACACAACAAATCGGAGACAAGAGCTACCGGCGGAGGTCCCTTCAACCAATTTGTCTTAAGCTGCACTGAGGAAAAAATTGCAGAACTTTGCGGTCTTTATACTTGTGTAGAAGGTATTCCACAAAGTTCCTCATTCGGTGTACAATGCGACAATAGCAATGAATCATCTGATGACGAAAATCCCACACCGAGTACTTCAGCGGTTGCAACAAGAACGCGAAGACCAAATTCAATGCAAGCATGTATCAAAGAACACATGGCCACGGAAGCAGGTGCGGTTGATTGTATATCTGGAACGTTAGGGAAGCTCCTGGAAAGTTTTGATgacaccaaaaatattttgaaagataGCAATGGTGCAGTGATAAAATCGATGGAAAAGTTATGCGATCTCATTTCAATACAGAACTCTCTTACCGCagaacaaaatgaaattttgcgtCAGCATAATTCCATAAAGGAGAGAATTGGGAAAGAAAAAAGTGATATGAAGAAACGCATGTTGGAGATAGAGGAAGAAAAGTGGGAGTGGACGAAACGTGcaagataa
- the LOC126765736 gene encoding putative nuclease HARBI1, translating into MLNVLERTQCPKWVKFGRTHYEVRQSNLHFYNKFAIPGVIGCIDGTHIKLLKPCDNEHLYLNRKGCFSVNAMIVCDYKMSITAVDACHPGSSHDAFIFNLSNIKQSLLSSFQSGDHSSWLLGDSGYALEPYLLTPYRNPTSGTSQHKFNLQHAKARNIVERVIGVLKSRFKCLQTVLPYTPQKVVKIINVCCAFHNICRFYNVDDSMYAFSEEVIDDDPAENNSSLETTATNIRDQIANNLMQTLSIS; encoded by the exons atGTTAAACGTTTTAGAGCGAACACAATGTCCAAAGTGGGTAAAGTTTGGAAGGACACATTATGAAGTTCGTCAGTccaatttacatttttacaacaaatttgcTATACCTGGCGTTATTGGCTGCATCGACGGGACTCACATCAAATTACTAAAACCTTGCGACAATGagcatttatatttaaataggaAAGGTTGTTTTAGCGTCAATGCTATGATA GTATGTGACTATAAAATGAGTATAACAGCTGTGGATGCGTGCCACCCCGGATCAAGTCATGatgcttttattttcaatttatccaATATAAAACAGTCTCTTTTATCCAGTTTTCAAAGCGGTGACCACAGCTCCTGGTTACTAGGGGATTCAGGCTATGCGTTAGAACCATATTTACTCACACCTTATCGCAATCCGACTTCTGGAACATCGcagcataaatttaatttgcaacaTGCAAAAGCTCGTAACATCGTGGAAAGAGTAATTGGGGTGCTAAAAAGTCGCTTTAAATGTTTGCAAACTGTTTTGCCATACACCCCACAGAAAgttgttaaaattattaacgTATGCTGTGCTTTTCACAACATATGTCGATTTTATAATGTTGATGATTCCATGTATGCGTTTTCCGAAGAAGTAATCGATGATGACCCTGCTGAAAATAATAGCAGTCTTGAAACTACCGCGACAAATATCAGGGATcaaattgcaaacaatttaatgcaaacactttcaatttcataa